The Papaver somniferum cultivar HN1 chromosome 3, ASM357369v1, whole genome shotgun sequence genome includes a region encoding these proteins:
- the LOC113359996 gene encoding uncharacterized protein LOC113359996, whose product MSSKERYLGSPLILGHSKQEAFKNIEENFLNRFTSWSSTSLTQAGRGIMVKHVFNSIPIYQMGTFKLPYVLLSKLTSIQRKFFWGYKSHRGFNPIGWNKVRKPKDMGGMDFRDLEMLNLALLTKVAWRLLTEKDTLAVWRKLEIDIDAERNNFLSVSELTESWFSNQYAVSNEKKLFILMITSWILWKDRCDVVFQGVSLNPLNSLHRVNFYLNSHQHSFDLHTISNHSPAISRWKPPEQYTFKLNVDASFDNDTIQLGTGLVLRNFAGACQGIRGKCANRILSPEAGECLAIREALLWVKELKLGKIHIEADAMLVIQSINENSLLIQWENRNILIEIKHLSFSFCKFSFTSRDNNQVEDVVGKFVRISASSLNCLDNFSAEFCDLLAKDQNNIHQ is encoded by the exons ATGTCCTCTAAagaaagatatttgggttcaccACTTATTCTTGGTCATTCTAAGCAAGAGGCattcaaaaatattgaagaaaaTTTTCTAAATAGATTTACTTCTTGGTCTTCTACTTCTTTAACTCAAGCTGGGAGGGGTATCATGGTAAAACATGTTTTTAATTCCATTCCCATATATCAGATGGGCACTTTCAAGTTACCTTATGTACTTCTCAGCAAACTTACTTCCATCCAAAGAAAGTTCTTTTGGGGGTACAAGTCACATAGGGGTTTTAATCCTATAGGGTGGAACAAAGTCCGTAAACCTAAAGACATGGGAGGTATGGATTTCAGGGATTTAGAAATGCTTAACTTAGCATTACTCACCAAAGTTGCTTGGAGATTACTAACTGAGAAGGATACATT AGCAGTCTGGAGAAAGCTTGAGATTGACATAGATGCAGAAAGAAACAACTTCCTGAGTGTTTCAGAATTGACAGAAAGTTGGTTCTCTAATCAGTATGCAGTCTCTAACGAGAAGAAACTTTTCATCCTCATGATTACTTCTTGGATTTTATGGAAAGACAGATGCGATGTTGTCTTCCAGGGAGTTTCTCTGAACCCTCTCAACTCACTGCATAGGGTTAACTTTTATTTAAACTCACATCAGCATTCTTTTGACTTGCATACCATTAGTAATCACTCTCCTGCTATTTCCCGTTGGAAACCTCCTGAGCAATATACTTTTAAACTCAACGTAGATGCTTCATTTGACAATGATACTATCCAACTTGGTACTGGTTTGGTTCTACGTAATTTTGCAGGTGCCTGCCAAGGGATCAGAGGAAAATGTGCAAATAGAATTTTAAGTCCTGAGGCTGGAGAATGTTTAGCAATACGAGAAGCACTACTCTGGGTAAAGGAATTAAAGCTTGGAAAAATTCACATTGAAGCCGATGCAATGCTAGTCATTCAGTCAATAAATGAGAACTCCCTATTAATACAATGGGAAAATAggaatattctcatagaaatcaAACATTTAAGTTTTAGTTTTTGCAAGTTTTCTTTTACCAGTAGAGATAACAATCAAGTGGAAGATGTTGTAGGCAAGTTTGTTAGAATATCAGCATCCTCACTTAATTGTCTTGATAACTTCTCAGCTGAGTTTTGTGATCTTCTAGCTAAAGATCAAAACAATATTCATCAATAA